A single window of Oreochromis aureus strain Israel breed Guangdong linkage group 7, ZZ_aureus, whole genome shotgun sequence DNA harbors:
- the mzt2b gene encoding mitotic-spindle organizing protein 2 isoform X2 → MSQQAQQTIPSAPDSPALVVTSNVQKYAIKKKKVLSAEEMELFELTQAAGITVDQEVFKIIVDLLKMNVAPQAVFQTLKAMCAGQRVAESCGVDPSTGAHTTSMTTAHTEARGVRSKAGTSHSEKSREASSQRVQRQPSATRGQKTKSSGSSSSSSQINST, encoded by the exons ATGTCTCAACAAGCACAACAAACGATTCCCTCCGCCCCTGACTCCCCTGCGCTGGTTGTCACATCTAACGTGCAGAAGTAtgcaataaagaagaagaaagtccTCAGCGCCGAAGAAATGGAGCTGTTCGAACTTACTCAGGCTGCAGGAATCACTGTGGATCAGGAAGTTTTTAA aATCATAGTCGACTTGCTGAAGATGAATGTGGCTCCTCAAGCGGTCTTCCAGACTTTGAAGGCAATGTGTGCAGGACAGAGGGTAGCTGAAAGCTGTGGTGTAGACCCTTCAACTGGCGCCCACACCACAAGCATGACCACAGCGCACACAGAAGCCAGAG GAGTACGCAGTAAAGCCGGTACCAGCCACAGTGAGAAGAGCAGAGAGGCTTCCAGCCAGAGAGTGCAGCGGCAGCCCAGTGCCACCAGAGGGCAGAAAACCAAGAGCTCCGGCAGCAGTAGTTCTTCCTCACAGATAAACTCGACCTAA
- the mzt2b gene encoding mitotic-spindle organizing protein 2 isoform X1: MSQQAQQTIPSAPDSPALVVTSNVQKYAIKKKKVLSAEEMELFELTQAAGITVDQEVFKIIVDLLKMNVAPQAVFQTLKAMCAGQRVAESCGVDPSTGAHTTSMTTAHTEAREEDSLASGKSPKPAAAPPSAAGPRAPRVNTKIVVYSPQDTSSPHSQGVRSKAGTSHSEKSREASSQRVQRQPSATRGQKTKSSGSSSSSSQINST; encoded by the exons ATGTCTCAACAAGCACAACAAACGATTCCCTCCGCCCCTGACTCCCCTGCGCTGGTTGTCACATCTAACGTGCAGAAGTAtgcaataaagaagaagaaagtccTCAGCGCCGAAGAAATGGAGCTGTTCGAACTTACTCAGGCTGCAGGAATCACTGTGGATCAGGAAGTTTTTAA aATCATAGTCGACTTGCTGAAGATGAATGTGGCTCCTCAAGCGGTCTTCCAGACTTTGAAGGCAATGTGTGCAGGACAGAGGGTAGCTGAAAGCTGTGGTGTAGACCCTTCAACTGGCGCCCACACCACAAGCATGACCACAGCGCACACAGAAGCCAGAG AAGAGGACTCTTTGGCCTCTGGAAAGAGCCCTAAACCTGCCGCAGCTCCCCCCTCAGCAGCAGGCCCCAGAGCCCCAAGGGTCAACACTAAGATTGTGGTCTACAGCCCCCAAGACACTAGTTCTCCTCACTCTCAAG GAGTACGCAGTAAAGCCGGTACCAGCCACAGTGAGAAGAGCAGAGAGGCTTCCAGCCAGAGAGTGCAGCGGCAGCCCAGTGCCACCAGAGGGCAGAAAACCAAGAGCTCCGGCAGCAGTAGTTCTTCCTCACAGATAAACTCGACCTAA